In Nasonia vitripennis strain AsymCx chromosome 4 unlocalized genomic scaffold, Nvit_psr_1.1 chr4_random0004, whole genome shotgun sequence, the genomic window CATATAACTTAAGGCATCATTGGATCTTTTTTCTacctatattattatttatgatttcCTATAGGTTCTTTATTAGTGTTAACTGATCTTTTATCGTATTTAAATTTGGCGTCTTTAATAAccttattcaaaattttagcaCAATTTATGTATTCATACTTAAGCTGTTCATTGTTTATATCTAGTTGCCATAGTTTACATCAAAGTTCCTTTGTTTGATCCAATTTTTTCTACAATTAAgtttacattttctttcgtttttttaGATAATTCGACACATTGTTTAGTTTCGGAGAGTAATCGGTCAGTTGCCAAATTAGGATCCTGAATCAATATAATGTCATTCCAGTTTCTAGATTGTGAAATGTTtgctaattttttataatttagaaacactATTCGTTTAATgttttaaacttttattttattggcaGCAATAAAGATAGGATAATGGTTAGTAATTGAGTACTCGAGTTTATAAGTAACTAAATTCAGGTTTTTAGTCTTTATAAAGATATTATCGATACAAGATCCTTTGGCCAAACCAACAGGCGGCCTTGCCATGTCCACAAAACCTGGTTCAAACCCATTTtcggaaaaattttttttctagttATCATGTTGCAATTACAGcgacaaacaaaaaaatcaagaaTATCTGACCCCAGCACATGACACATGTATTCGTATATATTTTCGCTCGCTAAATACGAATTCGGTACGAGAATTGGACAtcgctgaaaaaaataaattttaataaagtaaaaggttaggcgagtttaatatattccgcaacgaaatcacagatagaaaagaactgagaccaatcaaacaaagtcaaatttattatatttaatcgtaattaagcgaggaacaactctcagGATAATTACTAcctaacttgccatgcccatttcattgtacttatggtgtttgtatgacgttctaatacataaaaagaaaatttcagttgttcaccaataaacaaaattttactttttactttattaaaatttaattttttttagagatttcaatcctttttagtaaatttttttgagtatttcatattcaacgTCATGAAAGTAAAGTAAaagcatctttagcatcttttgaccacagcttttttgtaacatttttatcaccaacctgaaatcactgattgttctgatacactaTCCTCGAAtaatttctacacctagactccgaaaaccaagtgcgaactacctagacctcatGATCAGCCACCCTGTCCACCTAGATGCCGTCcgtgtatgatttatttacttagACACCAAAAATCACGAACCGCTCCACCTAGACCTTGCATCGGCCaacctgtacacctggacacctgCCTCGAATGGTTTTTACagctagacacaaaaaaaccacggagcgcgccacctagacctcgtcaccGGCCACCTTgtatacctagacaccgcccttgaataatttattcacctagacaccaaaaaccatggagcgctccacctagacctcgtcatcggctaccatgtacacctagacaccgctcttgaatgatttttataccaagaCATTGAAAACAACCTGAATCTTGTCATCGGCTAATCTAGCAAGCTAGTTAGTGTTACTGCTCCGGAACGCGGATTATGCaccggcaacctcttaattctaaatatcgtaatatattattatattttcttgagaaagcaatgtccatctgtatatagctgtgcggccaacttcaccgtcctaacacttcttgcggctaacGGTCCTAATACATTTTGGGCCGAAGAATAAAAAcgtgattttagcatttgtggattatacactcacatattataaaaataagcagctttttcactaatatttttgttggaaatcatagttcagctcagaaaacattctaataagccaaaaaacctTACCAACAGTAATGATtagtatttttttgtataatgaaaaatccgaattCCAATATAGAAgcaaatagtgtcacgggcgccgcggcttcgtctgcttctcaaactcgccttcgtggcacTGTCGCGCCACTTGATTTTTGCCAATTTTTCGGGATTTACTATCAATACTtgcaatttaaataaaactggAGGGTGATGAAACAATTCTCGTACCGAATTCGTATACAGCGAGCTAAAATACATAGGAATACATGTGTTATGTGCTGTCAgatatttttgatatttttgtgTGTCGGTGTTATATTAGAGCGTATTTTATATGATTATTTACTATTCTATTTACAGGCTGAAAGGATGTTATCTGAAGAAGAAGATTCTGACAATCACTTACGATTGCAATTTAAAGAACGTTGGACCAGATTACCAAGTGGAAGACTAACGGAACAATTTAAGATAAACTCCCAAAAATATCGTGGGATTATTAACAACGCTATTAGTGCAGATAAGGTACAGTATagaataataagaaaaatgtatttgtCTTGTTATAATTAGAAAACTAGCGCCCTCATGTCAATCTTGCTCAAACAACGAAACATGCAGCGTGATTACTTAATTTGGCAACTACAACCCAGAAAAATTTAGTAAGTTGTACCAAAAAGACTGAAGACTATAACTATCACTGTAGTCCCGCACTGACAAGAAAACTGAACTAAGATAATTGAAAGATTGAAAGTTTGGTATTACTTTTGGTCCTTTTGTGCTTATTTATCTTCGATTACAATTCCTTTTTCTTATAATGCTATGTGTTATTAAAAATGCTACCGTTACCattacttaaattttttttcacatcaTAAATCAATGTAAAGGGCGTTCTAATATCGCTTGGTAAAAAGgctgtatattaaaattaatccaTATCTTTAGGAATTATTAATAGGCGGAGTAGTTTTaactcatttttcattgaTCTTTGAGATCTGCTCGATTCCGTACTGTGTTAGGGATGTACTCgttcaaaaaaaaagttcctcgtCAATAACTTTAAGAACGCGAAATGTAAtgtgtaataataaaccatgaTTTCATTTAGCTTTAATTCTACACAAATGCTTCTTTAGATAgtttaagaaaaaagaaaggttTCCCAAGAAttagattaaatataatttaaatgcAATTCGTGACGAAACGTTTTTTTGGTTATGTCTTACATATATGTAGGAAGAGGAAGTCTAGGCTGGGCTAGAGACTGGACACTCTTCTCTCAAACAATcattttattctctctctctccaactcGACCGACTCGTGCCGTGGTCTGCGGAACACTCTCGGCgtcggcgctcgctcgctcgcagcatggcctctctctctctctctctctctctctctctctctctctctctctctctctctctctctctctctctctctctctctctctctctgcagtcgGGAGGTGCTGCCACCTAACGTGGGGCACCTACAGTACTCCCCcacgaaaatgaaaaaaaacggaaaagtatttttattattttgatccATGAAATTATGACGGAGAGagattaaaacattttttatgattGCGAAGTGTCGGTAGCTGGAGAGCGTTTACAGAAGTTATCATTAAAACTAAAGATATTAGAATCTGAGATTACAATATAACGATTGTGTAAATTCTAATGGTAACAATTCGTGGTATGAACTTATTAATATgaacttaaaatatttacaaagtcTTTAGTAAAGAGACAGTATTGTCTAACGCTCGTAGACTAACGCCGTGTGTAGCGAGATCTTGGCGAACGTGCGTCGGAACATTGATTCGACAGTTAACAAACTTAAAATCTATTTGTTCGCAGGCGTGAATCGTTCCAGCTAAGTTAGCTAGGTTGATTACTCGAGTTCTTTTCTTTCCCCACGTATTGTTTATGAATACTTCAAAGATTTGTTTAGGACCAGCACTGATGAGTGCATTTACAATATGGTAGTTGTAATTTATCCGGATCGACCGTAATTGAGGTAAATTTGAAAGAAGTAACGGATAATTCAAGTCCAATCCTAATAAGTTCAACTCGACTAGGTTTGGCGCATTGTCTATGATGTCTGTAACAAAATCTTTGAAATAGTCGTTGTTTTCGAGATTAAGTGTCCTGAGAGTATTCGTACGCAAGAACACTACTCGAGGAATGATCTCAGTACGGAACACTTTACAGGCTGAATAGTTGAAGTTAAATGCTTCAGTGACATTGGACGGAGAGAAAATTGACATAATAAGATCGACTGTGTGTCTCTTTCTACCTTGagaatttgagaaatttaatTCTGCAAGGTGTGTGTTGTTTTTTACGAAGTCGAACAGACGTTCGATAGGCACTTCTTGGCAGTTGTTAAACGATAGAGAACGCAGAGAACTGCATTTTTCTCTGGTTAAAAACTTAagcgataaatttttgttatttacaaAGTTCAGTGATTCTAAGTTGGCCACTGTTAGAAATTCGTCGCACCCACCTGGGGTGCTGCCCAACGTGAGCttgtttattgcaaaactGTCCGAGAGTAGATCGAAAGTTTTCTTAGAGACAGTGACAGCTGATAGGTCCATTTCGCGCAGACGAAGATACTTGTCGGGAATTGGCCTGTGGCTGACGCAGCGCCATaacaatttgttaataaacggAATTTCTATTATATTGACTGACGTATTGAATGAAATACTGGTGAATTTGAAGTTGTTGACATCCTCAAGCATTCTATTCAGACCATTGGAGTGAGAGTACCGATCGTAACAAGAGTCGAATGGAAGTGCTGTGCCATGGAATTGGGGTCATCATGGCAAGCTGTGTAAAGATTTAGGAAATCATTGTAAGTAAGATAGTGAGCTAAGCGTTTGATCACATCTCCACATTGTAAAATGTCTACAAGAGGAGTGGGAAGAAGCGTTAATTTGTTGAATGCGGGCTGAGTGCTCGGTAAAGGTTCTTGCTGAG contains:
- the LOC116417067 gene encoding uncharacterized protein LOC116417067 isoform X1; this encodes MLEDVNNFKFTSISFNTSVNIIEIPFINKLLWRCVSHRPIPDKYLRLREMDLSAVTVSKKTFDLLSDSFAINKLTLGSTPGGCDEFLTVANLESLNFVNNKNLSLKFLTREKCSSLRSLSFNNCQEVPIERLFDFVKNNTHLAELNFSNSQGRKRHTVDLIMSIFSPSNVTEAFNFNYSACKVFRTEIIPRVVFLRTNTLRTLNLENNDYFKDFVTDIIDNAPNLVELNLLGLDLNYPLLLSNLPQLRSIRINYNYHIVNALISAGPKQIFEVFINNTWGKKRTRVINLANLAGTIHACEQIDFKFVNCRINVPTHVRQDLATHGVSLRALDNTVSLLKTL